The genomic DNA CAAGATGTCTGTCTTATCTTTCAGCTCTTTGGTGAGACAGGTTTGTGCTTTGTCTGTTGAGGTGCTACTGGGCCTGCTGCTCCAGGACCGTGGACACACTCCTCGCCTCCTCGGCTACTGCGGGGACCTGTACATGACGGAGCGAGTCCCCTACGGGCCCCTGTATGGTTTGTCTCTTCCCTGGCCGCTGGTGTCCTGGGTGCCCAGCGGCTTGCAGCGCACCATGGACCAGTGGTTCACACCGTCATGGCCTCGCAAAGCTAAAATCTCCATGGGCctgctggagctggtggaggacaTCTTCCACGGCACCTACGGCAGCTTTCTGATCTGCGACCTCGCCGCGGCGCACTTTGGTTACACCGACCGCTATGAGCTCCGCCTGACTAACGCCCGAGCGGTGGTTCCCGAGGACGAGTTCAAACGCAAAATGCGGGTGCTGAAGTGTGAGACGGATGCCGACTGTGTCTACGGGGTGGACTGCCAGACGTCATGTGATGTGTCAGAGAAACGGTGCAGGGAGGAGCCACTTCAGCCAAACTTGGCAAAGGCATGCAGTGCACTGAAGGACTACCTCCTGCGTGGGGCGCCGTCAGGCCTGAGAGAGGAGCTCGAGAGGCAGTTGTACGCCTGCATGGCTCTGAAGGGTAATGCTGGACAGATGAACATGGAGCACTCGCTGATCCTCAACAACCTGAAAGCTCTGCTGTGGAGACAGATCTCACACACAAAGGACTCGTGACGAGGAGAGGAAGTGCTTCTGAAATCATGCCAGTCAGTTCCTCATTCGGAGCTGACTATTAAAGATGCTGTGATTTAGGAATAGCAAATTTAATGAAGTAATTTTTATCAACTCTTAACACTTACGAACGGTCAGACTGAAGGAGACTCTACCTCCACTATCTCAGCGTCAGAAGTCGGGAGGCCTGGAAAACACGTCAGAGTACTAGTATCTGAGACTAAACTGAAGGATTTGCATGTTGCCATCAGTCACACTTAAAGCAGGTCATGCAGCCAcgttatattgtattgtattgttcaCCACAGTGGAATGTACAGGGGCACTTCttgaaaagaagaagattttACTGTTGTAAGTCTCAAGAGCTGAGAGACCAAATCGCTGTTTTTGCCACAAAATCATGCCGACACACATGAGCTAACAAGGTTCATCAGAGACTTATTCTGTTTGGGAAAACAAGGATTCAAAAATCAGAGTTGTACGAAGCTCCAGTTTAAAGTGCAAGTGAAGTTGCACTATTTTAAGATCGGCTCcttcattttgttatgttaagGTTGCTACTGAACACCATAACTTGAAATGATAAGGCTTGTGATATTCTATACTTTACTCTatacaaatcaaatgaaaagaccaaaaccaacagtgtgtttggtcttttcatttgtCTCTCAATATCGACTTTACTactctgtggcactcagccccaagcccatcGGTGCCTACTGAAGGTATAAATCTTAAAAAACAGGCCACAAAATGATACTTTAACTTTCAAAAAGGCTTGTTGGGAGACTACTTTCAGC from Enoplosus armatus isolate fEnoArm2 chromosome 14, fEnoArm2.hap1, whole genome shotgun sequence includes the following:
- the dipk1aa gene encoding divergent protein kinase domain 1A isoform X2; translation: MAKGLFPRAWVKKSFYFQARISFVRVKYLFLTWLTVLVGSWVLYVQYSAYTELCRGHECKNAICDKYSRGIIDGSACSSLCDKETLYMSRCLSTLPNNQVYTGSWGDHDGIIRCRLGEVAHYELGEEPEPRREAPVFDKPTRGTSVEKFREMVFNHLKSKLGEQANLASLVSQVLSVADGNKDGRVSLPEARSTWALLQMDEVLLGLLLQDRGHTPRLLGYCGDLYMTERVPYGPLYGLSLPWPLVSWVPSGLQRTMDQWFTPSWPRKAKISMGLLELVEDIFHGTYGSFLICDLAAAHFGYTDRYELRLTNARAVVPEDEFKRKMRVLKCETDADCVYGVDCQTSCDVSEKRCREEPLQPNLAKACSALKDYLLRGAPSGLREELERQLYACMALKGNAGQMNMEHSLILNNLKALLWRQISHTKDS
- the dipk1aa gene encoding divergent protein kinase domain 1A isoform X1 translates to MAKGLFPRAWVKKSFYFQARISFVRVKYLFLTWLTVLVGSWVLYVQYSAYTELCRGHECKNAICDKYSRGIIDGSACSSLCDKETLYMSRCLSTLPNNQVYTGSWGDHDGIIRCRLGEVAHYELGEEPEPRREAPVFDKPTRGTSVEKFREMVFNHLKSKLGEQANLASLVSQVLSVADGNKDGRVSLPEARSTWALLQMDEVVLSSCLCHKMSVLSFSSLVRQVCALSVEVLLGLLLQDRGHTPRLLGYCGDLYMTERVPYGPLYGLSLPWPLVSWVPSGLQRTMDQWFTPSWPRKAKISMGLLELVEDIFHGTYGSFLICDLAAAHFGYTDRYELRLTNARAVVPEDEFKRKMRVLKCETDADCVYGVDCQTSCDVSEKRCREEPLQPNLAKACSALKDYLLRGAPSGLREELERQLYACMALKGNAGQMNMEHSLILNNLKALLWRQISHTKDS
- the dipk1aa gene encoding divergent protein kinase domain 1A isoform X3, producing MAKGLFPRAWVKKSFYFQCDKYSRGIIDGSACSSLCDKETLYMSRCLSTLPNNQVYTGSWGDHDGIIRCRLGEVAHYELGEEPEPRREAPVFDKPTRGTSVEKFREMVFNHLKSKLGEQANLASLVSQVLSVADGNKDGRVSLPEARSTWALLQMDEVLLGLLLQDRGHTPRLLGYCGDLYMTERVPYGPLYGLSLPWPLVSWVPSGLQRTMDQWFTPSWPRKAKISMGLLELVEDIFHGTYGSFLICDLAAAHFGYTDRYELRLTNARAVVPEDEFKRKMRVLKCETDADCVYGVDCQTSCDVSEKRCREEPLQPNLAKACSALKDYLLRGAPSGLREELERQLYACMALKGNAGQMNMEHSLILNNLKALLWRQISHTKDS
- the dipk1aa gene encoding divergent protein kinase domain 1A isoform X4 codes for the protein MAKGLFPRAWVKKSFYFQARISFVRVKYLFLTWLTVLVGSWVLYVQYSAYTELCRGHECKNAICDKYSRGIIDGSACSSLCDKETLYMSRCLSTLPNNQSKLGEQANLASLVSQVLSVADGNKDGRVSLPEARSTWALLQMDEVLLGLLLQDRGHTPRLLGYCGDLYMTERVPYGPLYGLSLPWPLVSWVPSGLQRTMDQWFTPSWPRKAKISMGLLELVEDIFHGTYGSFLICDLAAAHFGYTDRYELRLTNARAVVPEDEFKRKMRVLKCETDADCVYGVDCQTSCDVSEKRCREEPLQPNLAKACSALKDYLLRGAPSGLREELERQLYACMALKGNAGQMNMEHSLILNNLKALLWRQISHTKDS